The DNA window TTCCCCCATAGCGCAACGATAAAGCGTTTTTGCACGCCATATTGCTTCTCCACTTTATCGAGCAGATCAGAGTGCTCATGCATTTTCTCAACCGCTTGCTTTACTTTCCAATCTGGTACCCTGGTGCTTAGGTATTTATCTAACGTGAGCTTGCTTTCTGGTTGATTTTTATCAGCAGTAACTACTTTTTCGCGCATCTTGATAGTTGCAAAAACAGGGTTGAGGAACTCAGCTGAAAACCCTTTCATTTCGGCTTCAGCCTTTAATTGTGTTAGGTAATCTGAAAACTGACGGTCGACGCCGACTGCTTCCGTATTTTCATTATTCTGCGCAAGCAATTCGAATGATAAAAATATGGCTGTAGAAAACATGAGAAGTTTGAACATTTTGTGTGCTGCAACTTTGCAAATAACAAGAATATACTGCGACATAATCAATACCTTTAGAATTTCTTATCGGGTTGCTCACTGAGACCTTTCGAGCGGCGGTGCTGAGAGAGTAGGCTCTCTTCTGTTGGCGGAAGTTGCAGATAAAAACCTTTCTCTTTGAGGTTTTTATTCAGCTTTTCAATACCGATATTGCCAATATTACGTGGCTTATTTAGAGGAACAAGCATCACAAACTGCGGGGTTCCAAAGGTCTCGAGAAGCACTTTAGGTACTTCTGAAAAATCATCGCGTTTGTTGATATACAGATAAGTGTCTGCTTTCTTACGAGATTTATAAACTGCGCAAAGCATAAAACTCTCCACCGTCAGCTTTGAATAGACGCGTTAGTTCTTCGGCGAAAATCGCTCTGCGCCAGCCGCTTACAATATCCGGCTGTAGCTGTATCGAATCTAATTCGTCAATTTCAAACCAGCACCATTTAAGCCATTGATTCAACTGTTTTTTAGAAGCAAGAACCTCAACTCTCGTGTCATGCTTTTGTGCTAATTTTTCGCAAACGTCTTTCAGTGAAGCTAAGGCTTTTTTGTAATCATTAAAATCAGTCAGCCGTTGAATTCGCGGCGGACAATCTTCAGGTTTAGTATTCAATGCTTTTTGCACTAACTCTAATAATATATCAGAGTGAATGCGCGCTTCTTTGGGTGTAATTGTCTGCAGTTGAAATAATTTCGCCTTATTCTCAGGAAGCTTCATTGCTACTTCAAGCATTCCTTGCTCGCGTAGCACAAAATTAATAGCCATGTCGCGTTTTTGCGCTTGCTGTAAGCGCCAGCTGGCAATTTCTTTTAGAGCTTGGCGCGATTGAGCCCCAATTTTCCAATTATTTTTTATCGATAAGTAAGTCAAATCAACCGGTATTTCTGCTCGCTTCTTCAAAGACAAAAACTCTGACTCAGCAAAAACCCATTCTGTTTGCCCTAATTCTTCAACCTGCTCGGCAATTTGTCGATAAACAGGCAATAAGTGAAAGACATCTGCAGCCGCATATACGAGTTGTTCAGGTGAAAGCGGGCGAGCTATCCAATCAGTTCTGGACTCACCTTTATCAACGTGAATATCCAATATTTTCTCAACCAAATTAGCATAGCCGAGCGTTTGCCCCATATCTAACAAGTTGGCGGCAAACTGAGAATCAAAAAGGGGCGACGGTATCACTTTCAAATTAAACCACAGTGCATCTAAGTCTTCTGAGCACGAGTGCAACACCTTTATGATTGAAGGGTTAACCAATATATCGCTAAAAGGTGATAAATCATCTAGCGCAACAGGATCAATCAAACCCAAATGCTCGCCATCATAAACCTGAATTAAGCCAAGTTGTGGCACCAATGTTCTTGTGCGCACAAACTCAGTATCAATTGCTAAAGCGTCAGCTGCGGAAATACGCTCACAGAAATCAGACAGGGCCTCGGGCGTATCTATGTATTCAAAGTTCATTTAATCTCGCAGTTCTCTACGTAAAATTTTACCGACATTCGATTTTGGTAATTCGTCCCTAAATTCAATTATTTTAGGTACTTTGTAGCCTGTCAGCAACGACTTACAATGGTCAATAATTTGCTGCTCTGTAACGTCATCATTTTTCTTAACCACGAACAACTTCACTACTTCGCCCGACACTTCATGCGGAATACCAACTGCGGCAGCCTCTAATACTCCATCGTGCATCGCAGCGACTTCTTCAATTTCATTTGGGAAAACGTTAAAGCCAGATACCAATATCATGTCTTTCTTTCGATCGACAATATAGAAGAACCCCTCGGCGTCCATCTTTGCAATGTCGCCGGTTGACAACCAACCATCGTTTAAAATTTCTTCGGTTGCCTCTGGACGATTCAAATAGCCCAACATAACCTGAGGGCCCTTCACAAGCATCTCACCGGCTTCACCGTCTGCCACTTCATTGCCATCGTCATCAACGAGTTTTATGTCTGTAGATGGCACTGGCAGGCCAATAGAGCCTTTATATGATTTGATGTTGGTTGGATTTACAGTAACCACTGGCGAACACTCGGTTAGCCCATATCCTTCTAACAGGACGGTTCCCGTTACCTTTTCCCATTTTTCGGCCACGGGCCGCTGCACCGCCATGCCGCCGCCCAGTCCAAATTTAAAATTTGAAAAATCCAGGTCGGCGAAACCAGGTGTATTTAACAAACTATTGAAAAGCGTGTTTACACCAGTGATAACTGCGAATGAGTATTTATTTAGCTCATTAACAAAGCCTTTCATATCGCGCGGATTTGTTATTAACAAGTTTGGACAGCCATACTTCAAAAAAGTCAGGCAATTACTGGTGAGTGCAAAAATATGATACAGCGGCAGTGCTGTAACGACTAAATCTTTACCTATCGCTATAGAAGCTTCAAGCGTACCCGATACCTGCTCTAAATTAGCTACCATGTTCTGGTGAGTCAGCATCGCGCCCTTGGACACACCAGTCGTACCGCCAGTATATTGCAAAAACGCAATATCAGAGGGCAACACTTTAGGCCGTGAATAGGTTTGATTCTCACCAATTGCCATAGCATGAGTAAAGCGCTTGGCTTGTGGTAAGTTAAATTCAGGCACCATCTTTTTAATATATTTTACGGCAAAATTAACCAACCATCGCTTTGGTGCTGGCAACATGTCGGCAATACTGGTAATTAATACTTCTTGTACAGAAGTTTTATCAATCACTGCAGCTAAAGTGTGGGCAAAATTTTCGACAATAACAATGGTTTTGACATTCGCATCAATCAGTTGATGCTGCAATTCGCGTGCGGTGTACAGAGGGTTAACGTTTACCACTGTCATACCGGCTCTTAGCACACCAAATAAGGCAATAGGATATTGCAATAAATTGGGCATCATTATCGCTATCGCATCACCTTTTTGCAGACCCTGGCTTTGCAAATATGCGGCAAACTGCATCGATAACACATCTAAATCTTCAAAGGTGATCTCATGCCCCATATTGATAAAGGCTGTTTGATTTGCATATTCAGCC is part of the Glaciecola nitratireducens FR1064 genome and encodes:
- the rnd gene encoding ribonuclease D, which produces MNFEYIDTPEALSDFCERISAADALAIDTEFVRTRTLVPQLGLIQVYDGEHLGLIDPVALDDLSPFSDILVNPSIIKVLHSCSEDLDALWFNLKVIPSPLFDSQFAANLLDMGQTLGYANLVEKILDIHVDKGESRTDWIARPLSPEQLVYAAADVFHLLPVYRQIAEQVEELGQTEWVFAESEFLSLKKRAEIPVDLTYLSIKNNWKIGAQSRQALKEIASWRLQQAQKRDMAINFVLREQGMLEVAMKLPENKAKLFQLQTITPKEARIHSDILLELVQKALNTKPEDCPPRIQRLTDFNDYKKALASLKDVCEKLAQKHDTRVEVLASKKQLNQWLKWCWFEIDELDSIQLQPDIVSGWRRAIFAEELTRLFKADGGEFYALRSL
- a CDS encoding YcgL domain-containing protein, with the protein product MLCAVYKSRKKADTYLYINKRDDFSEVPKVLLETFGTPQFVMLVPLNKPRNIGNIGIEKLNKNLKEKGFYLQLPPTEESLLSQHRRSKGLSEQPDKKF
- the fadD gene encoding long-chain-fatty-acid--CoA ligase FadD — translated: MEKVWLKHYDKTMQPEINVDNLSTILEIFESSVAEYANQTAFINMGHEITFEDLDVLSMQFAAYLQSQGLQKGDAIAIMMPNLLQYPIALFGVLRAGMTVVNVNPLYTARELQHQLIDANVKTIVIVENFAHTLAAVIDKTSVQEVLITSIADMLPAPKRWLVNFAVKYIKKMVPEFNLPQAKRFTHAMAIGENQTYSRPKVLPSDIAFLQYTGGTTGVSKGAMLTHQNMVANLEQVSGTLEASIAIGKDLVVTALPLYHIFALTSNCLTFLKYGCPNLLITNPRDMKGFVNELNKYSFAVITGVNTLFNSLLNTPGFADLDFSNFKFGLGGGMAVQRPVAEKWEKVTGTVLLEGYGLTECSPVVTVNPTNIKSYKGSIGLPVPSTDIKLVDDDGNEVADGEAGEMLVKGPQVMLGYLNRPEATEEILNDGWLSTGDIAKMDAEGFFYIVDRKKDMILVSGFNVFPNEIEEVAAMHDGVLEAAAVGIPHEVSGEVVKLFVVKKNDDVTEQQIIDHCKSLLTGYKVPKIIEFRDELPKSNVGKILRRELRD